The stretch of DNA TGATGGATTTGAGATCGATGATGGAGGAACCCTGGAGCTGAGTCGCACGAATCGTCAGTAAGCCCGGGCCTTCAGGAAGATGAATCGACCCGGCCTGCCAGCGTCGAAATGGCTTCGAGAGCGTTTCGGCTTTGGGACGGGGAATCGTGTCCTGCCGGGTGTCCGTCGGAGGATCATGGGCCACGGAAATCGGTACGGAGAGTTTGCTGTCTTGAAAACTGATTTCAAGCTCAGAGCCAATGGCTGTGGCTGGTGATGTCGACTCCAATTCGATGCGATAAGTCCCACTGGTGAGGACTTCGACGGGCCAGATGACGGCGCTCTGGTCATCATTCCAGTTCGTAAAATACGAGCTGTTGGGAGCATTCGAACTTCTCTGAATCTTGCCGAGAGGCTGGCCATCGCGTGCGGGGAGCCAAGTGTATGGCAGCGAAACATATCCCACAGGATAGAGTCGGGAATCTTGTGGTGGATGGGCTAGATACTCCTTGTGGACAGGCAACAACCACGGGGACCTGAGCATGGCAACCGTATCGAGTCGGGCAGTCTGATCGCGGGTTGCGGGAGGCTGCGATAACTCAGCTTGCAGGCGTGCGAGTTGCTGCCTCATGACACTGGCAAGTTCAGGATGAGTGGTGCTGAGGTCGACTTTCTGACCGCGATCGTGCTGTATGTCATACAAGCGACCCTGGAAGTCAAGCCGATGGGTAGGGGAACGCAAGCTGAACTTGCCGGCCCAATGTGAGAGTAGAGGTTGTTCGCGCTGAAAGGGAGCATTTCTCATTAATGCCGCTGAGGCGTCGAATCCATCGAGCGGCTTGGCGGAATTGATCGGGACGTTCGCCAGGCCCGCTAATGTCGGGAGAAGATCAATCGCTCCCATGAGCCCGGGTTGTACAGAACCCGGAGGAATATGGCCTGGCCATCGCAGAAATCCGACCGAACGAACTCCACCTTCATCGACAGTCCCTTTGCGGCCACGCATCTCACCATTCCAACGCGCTGTATTTGGCCCGTTGTCAGAGAAATACAGGACAATCGTCTCGTGTGATAACTGGAGTGAATCCAGTCGTGTGAGTAACCGACCGACGGCATCATCCTGCTGTTCGATCATGGCATAGACGCATCGGACAGCATCGGCCTCTTTGCCATTGACACCGACATCGCGATCCTTCCAGCGATTCCAGTAGGTTTGAGGGACGCACCAGGGAGAATGAGGTGTCGTAAGTGGTACATAACAAAAGAATGGTGGCTGGCTGCTGGAGATGAAATCGATGGCTGCATGCATGCAGGTATCGACAATGTAACCGTTGGAAGTGATGGGTTGACCTTGCGACTCGAGTGGAGCATCGATGTATTCGCTCCAATGGCCTGCGGTGTATCCCAACTGGACGTCGAATCCCCGAGCCAAGGGGTGGTAGGGGCCTTGTGAGCCATTGTGCCATTTGCCAAAGATCCCGGTTCGATAACCCGCTTTTCGGAAGTGCTCCGCAATCGTCTGCTCATCGAGGTTGAGTCGCTCCTCACCCAAGGAGACTCCGCGAACACCCGTGCGGAGGGCATATCGACCGGTAAGAAACTCGGCACGAGTTGGTGAGCAGACCGGGCAGACATAAAAATTTGTCAGCGAGACTCCCTGTTGAGCGATGGAGTCGATATGCGGAGTCTTTACATAGGGATTTCCACTGACTGAGTAATCGCCCCAACCCGCATCATCCGCGAGCAGCACCACGATGTTCGGACACTGTGGCCTGGCGGATTGTTGAGCCTTTGAAGAGGTGGAACTGATCAGCACCACGCAACAGGCCAGCAGCATAACGTATGACGATATTCCGAAGCCCATCAGCCCATGCCATCGTCTCAAACACTCGAATGTCGCCCATCGCATGCACAAAACCTCTTGATATGCCGCAATCATGTTTGGCGATAGTCTAGCGAAAAGGCATCAATAACAGTGCATATGTTTTCTCTCTGTGCCCAAGATTCACCAAAGATTGATCCCCTTATCTGTAAGATCGCTGGAATCTTGTTGGTACACAGCGGCAGGTCATGTCTGTTTCCACATGTTTTAAATCAGGTGCGATGAAGATGTCTTTTCAAATTACAGATCGAGTTGTACTGGTGACGGGTGCCAATCGCGGAATTGGAAAGTCGATTGTCGAAACATTTCTGGCCCATGGGGTGAAAAAGGTCTATGCCGGTGTGCGGGAGTTATCCAAAGCCAAAGACCTGGTCGAACTGGGTCAGGGCAAGGTGGTACCCATCATCATCGATCTGGCAGACCGAGCCACGATCGACTGGGCAGCAGCTGATGCGAAGGATGTCGAGTTGGTCGTGAACAATGCCGGGATTGCCCGAACAACATCCCTTTTCAGTGAGCAGGTGTATGAATCGCTGGATGAAGAATTGAAGGTCAATTTGTATGGCGTCATTGCGATGGCGCGAGCCTTTGCACCCGTATTGAAAGCGAACGGTGGCGGTGCATTCGTGCAACTCAATTCGGTGGTGTCGATCAAGTCTTTTGGAGACTTTGCCACTTACAGTGCTTCCAAAGCCGCTGCCTACTCGGTCACTCAGGCCATTCGCGATGGGCTTAGAGAACAAGGGACATTAGTGGTCAGCGTCCATCCGGGGCCGATTGCGACCGATATGGCAGCAGCCGTCGGGTTATTGGAAGTCGCCGATCCTCCCGCGGTCGTTTCTGAAGGGATCGTTCAAGCACTGGCGCAGGGGCAGTTCCATGTCTTCCCAGATAAAATGGCAAAACAGTTCTGGGGGGTATATGAAAACTACGCCAGGAACATCGTGGAAGGCCCAGGAACTGTTGAGTGACCAGTCACTTCAACAGGGTCTTTCAGGAATGTTCAATTCATCTCACACTCGGGAAGTGTTGAAACTGAATTAGTTTCTCTCAACACTTCCGGCATGTCAAAAAATCTACCTGATTTCCAGAAGCGAGCGTTTGCCAGACGAGCCGTCGAGTCGCTCGCGGGGCGCCGTGTGACTGTCCTTGGCTTAGGGACACTGGGCGGTGCCGTGCAGGCGGTCAAGTTTTTGGCGGCACAAGGGGCCGTTGTGACCGTCACCGATGCGAAGCCAGCCAGCAAGTTGGCTGCCAGCCTCTCCGAGCTTGCCCAGACACCGATTCATCGGTTTGTGCTGGGCGGGCATGATGACGATGACTTTCGCAAGGCTGACTTAATTGTCGCCAACCCAGCCGTTCGACCAGATCATCGATTGCTGAAACTGGCACGAAGTTTTGGCATTCCAATTACTACGGAGGTGCAACTCTTTCTCGAGCGGTGCCCAGCACCCGTCGCGGCAGTGACTGGAAGTAATGGAAAGTCCACCACCACCGCCATGCTGCATCGTATCTGCGAATTGGCCAGTGGATCGCCCGGACTTCGGCGAACGTGGCTGGGTGGGAATATTGGTGTCAGTCTGCTCGATCAACTTCCCGCCATAACCAGCGATGATCTCGTGGTGATGGAGTTGAGCAGCTTTCAGCTGTACTGGCTGAATCAGATCGAATGGAGTCCGAATATCGCCATTGTGACCAACTTTTCGGCCAATCATCTCGACTGGCATGATACTCTCGATGATTACCGATCTGCCAAGCAGACGATGTTTCGCTGGCAGAATGAAAGCGATGTTGTGGTGATCAATCTCGATGAGCCGGATGTCTGTCAATGGCCCGGGCCAGCCCAGCGATTGGGGTTTCAGACAGGTTCAAACTGCTCTGATGTCACGACGAAGTATGGTGTTTTCTCAGAATCAAAACAGGAAGGTTATTCGCCTTCACAGATTCTGCGTTTGCCCCATGCAGAAATCCGCTTACCTGTTTCGAGTTGGCTACAGGTCAGGGGCGTACATAATCTGCAGAATGCCATGGCCGCGATCGCAGCGGCGTCGGTGCTGGATATACCCTTCGATATCATCGAAACAGCACTTCGCAGTTATCAGGCACTTCCCCATCGCCTGGAGTTTGTCGGGGCATGCGCAGGACGTGAATTCTACAATGACTCACTGGCGACGACTCCGGAATCGGCGATTCTCGGTCTGCAGGCCTTTACGCAACCAGTGATCCTGCTTGCGGGAGGTTATGACAAAGGTGTCGATCTCTCTTCGATGTCAAAATTGATTTCACAAGCATGTCGGGTGGTGGTTCTGATGGGGCAAACTGCTCCTGCTATTCATGAACAGATTGAACAAAACAGGCAGTCTGGCGGGGGGCCGGAAGTTATCTTCGCGAGTAGCCCCCATGATGCGTTCACCAAAGCCTGGGAAAACTCGCAGCCGGGAGAGGTCATACTGCTTTCGCCAGGTTGCGCCAGTTACGACTGGTTTGTCAATTTCCGTGATCGAGGTGAGCAGTTTCGTCAGTTCGTTAGAGAGCTGGCAAAGACTCATGAAGAGCAATAACGTTCGCGGTGGCCATGGTGCGGCAATGAGCGGCTGAAACCATGATCTTGCCAATCTTCATGCGGTCGGCCACCAGAGCCAATTCACCGCGAAGAACGATTTCAAATCGATAATTTCCGTCTTCCTGAACCAGCACTTCCCGCCAACTCAGGCCGGGCCCCGCATAAGGCCCAATGGCCCGGACAGTCGCATCTTTGATCGCCCAGTACATGGTGAATTGCTGCAGATACTCGGTTCGTTCACGGCAGGCAATGATCTCCGCTGGGGTGTAGATGCGACTGAGAAAACGCTCTCCGTGTCGCTCAATCAGGCGACCTATCCGAATCGTCTCACACAGGCTTGTTCCCATTCCGACAATCACGTGTGGTCTCGATCTGCTATGTGAACGATTGAATTGCTGGAAATAACCAGACAGGGCATCACATGAATTCCGACAATTTCCCCGCGCGAAATTTTGAAAGCGATAACTATCAATCTTGCGTTTGAGTTTCCTCTCGACGGAGCCTCGCTTCGAATGCCAATTGCTGTTCATGGAATCTGGCGACAAGACCTCCCAGCACACCGGCTGCCAGGATCTCCCAGAGAAACAAAAGACTGGCTGACAGCTGACTCTTCGACCCTGATCTTATCATCAGAAATTCAGGAAAAGAGTGCAAAAAAAATCTTTGAGTACGTCGTTGCCAGCCGGGATCTTCAAAGAGGTCTAACATATCGTCGGGCAATGCCGCTCGCTGTTCTTGAGTCAGTCGAGCCCCGCGGAAAGGGTTCAGTTTCTGTCGATCATCGGGTTGCTTATACGCATCCACCAGTAGCCCGAAGATCACTGTCAGTATGCTGAGCAATGCCGGCCTCAACAACTGACGGATGAGAAGTGGTTTTGAGAGAGGTTTTCTTGTGGGATCAGGCGCGGTCTCGGTTGCCGATGACGTGGAACTCCAGGCTCGTTCGATAGCAATTTCAAACCATCGGCATAAGAGGACACTGGTGCCACCAACGATTGGCCAATAGAGCCCGAGCAGTCTCCACTGTTTCGGCAGACTGGTTGCAATCGCAATCATCAGCACGAGTGTAGCCACGGTGGCTAGAGCAATTATCAAGAATGTTCGCGAGGTTTCATTCTTGGTGAAAGGTAAAAACATCTGTTTTGAACTTCACTCGAGAGGAGGAGTCTGCGGCTCTGCCGGTGTACTGACAGATGTATCGACAGGCGGAGGTTCATTGGTGACAGATTGCTGAATTCGGGAGGGGACAGGAATTCTGGCAATCATGCCGCTGATGAGAAGTACGGACAATAGCACCCACCAGAGGTGCCCCGCCACGAGCATTGAAATCCAGTGGTCAATCAGTTTCCAATTGATCGCCAACAGGGTTGAGAAGGCAGGTAATGTCAGCCAGATCCAGTGGATTTTATTGGCATGTACCAGCTGGCTCCAGAGAGCCAGCAGTAACCAACAGGGAATCAGCACAATTGAGAGAGCGATAGCCGCCTTCCAGCCAAAGATCGCTCCAGCCAGCCCCATGGCAAAAATCCAACCTGCATGCAGGCAAGGGATCGTCTGAGAAATTCTCCCCGAAACCTGAATCGCTCCGAGAGCACCTCCCACGAACCAACCACCCAGAGCGGCGCCTAACGCCCAGAAACGGTCATCCCAACTGAAACCTGAGAATGTCAAAATGAGATTGGCCTGGGGATAAACAGCCGGGAAAATAAAGGCGTACAGTCCCATCGTCGCCAGACAGAAGGAGACAAATTTTTGTGGAATTCGTCGTCCATCCCATCCCATGAGGCAAATGGCCAGAAGGAGGTACAACCCCAGACAATGAAAGCCAAAAATCTGGAGCAGATCTGGATACTTTGCATACCAGACCGTCCAGACGACGCCTGCATAATGATCTGGTGGTCGGTTGGGAAGAGATCTTCCACCTGAGATGACAGTGGCGAAGAGCACGACGAAAAACTGGAGACCCACGACCAATTCCACCAGTGGATATCGAATGGGAATCGGCCATTGGCAAGATCGGCATTTGCCTAATAATTTGATCCAGCCCATGACGGGGATGTTATCACCTGAGCGAATCCGAGTTCCACAGTGAGGACAAGCAGAAGGGGAACGCCAGAGTGATTTTCCCAGCGGGAGGCGATAGACGACAACGTTCAGAAAACTCCCCAGTGAGGCACCCAACGCCACAAACCATGCGGCAGTCAAGCCCGTCATGATGCGGATGTTCGCCAGTTCAACACCAGAGAGATCGTTTACCAGAACTGAGTCAGCCATACAGGCAACCATACCATCGAGCAAAACCATGTCCAGGGTATCTGGCGGCACAAAACCGCTGCAGAACCACGAGTTTTCTCATGGAAGGATGGCACTGTCTCGGCCAGAAATCAAATGGGTCAGTGAGTGGCAATGATGATTACCTGTGGACGCTGGCTGGCTTCCTGAGTTTACCTTATTAAAGAAACCTGCGTGCCATCGTCTCGATGGGCAACTCGGCCAGTAGATCTGTACCTGTGGGCGAATAGGCTCGACAGATTTCCGAAATGTCTTCGCGGGCGGCAAAATACGCATCGATCACATTGGGATCCCACTGGAGACCAGAGCCTCTGCGGAAGATTTCTTCCAAACGTTCCAAAGGCATCCCTTTACGATAAGGGCGGTCACTGCACATCGCATCGTAGCTATCGGCAACGGCAATAATGCGGGCCATCAAAGGAATTTCTTCTCCCTTAAGACAGTCCGGATAGCCTTTGCCATTGAAGGCTTCATGGTGGCTGCGCACCCCCGGAAGTATGTGTTGCAGATTTTTGAGTTGTTTGAGAATTCGATAGCCAATCATCGGGTGCTGTTGAATTGCCCGGAACTCTTCCGGGGTCAACTGATCAGGTTTACGGAGTATCCGGTCATCGACACCAATCTTGCCGATGTCATGCAGCATGCTCGACATGTAGATATCTTCGAGATCATCTGCCGGCAGCCTGAGTTCCTGGCCAAGTCGCCTGGCGATGAGTGCGACACGCTCACTGTGGCCACGAGTGTAAGGGTCTTTGGCGTCGAGAGTTTGCACCAATGAACGAACAAAGCTGATCACTAGAGACTGATGCTCGCGATAAAGTTCGATATTGCGGAGATGCGTCCCGAGAATGGTACCAATCGAACCCAACAGACTGGCTTCAACCGAGCCGTATTCTTTGTCGTCACTGAGGTTGCAACTGACGATCCAGCCTCGACGGAAAGGAGCTTCTCCAATCGGGACAAGAATGAAGTTTTGCAGACCTGGAAAGTCGGCACCCAGTAAAGTTTTGGCGAGATTATTCTTGACCAGTGGCCGCGACCAGTCATGCTCTTCAAAACGGGATGTCAGCCTGGCCAGTTGGAACTCATCAAGTGGTAGGTGCCCCTCGACCGAGAAATGATGCCGGTCGTGATCAACCTGCATCCAGATGGCGTTCCCTGATGCAGGAATCAAAGAATGCAGGCGTGCCAGGCAATGATTTGCCAGTTCTAACGGTGATCGAGAGAGTTGTAATCTTTGCGTCAGGCTATGCAGCAAGCTGATTTCTTCGAACGTGTATTCAATCTGTGAAGTGAGTTGCTGCAATTCATCATCGAGTCGATCAACAGTACGCATCGAAGAAAAATGGCGACCTGCCAGAGCACAGAGACGATCCAGTGTGGGGCGTGGAATACAAAGCAATGAATCGACAAATTGTGTCAGTTCGGCCTGTGACCAGCCAGCATCGGTCGCTGCCAGTATCCATTCCGCTGGAGCATTGGCTGCACCTTCTCGGGCGACGGAGCCGAGTATGGCCACCTCTCCTGTCGGTAGAGTCACTGGAAATCCAAGAAACCGGATGGAAGGTCCTAGATCAACCAGCGTTGAACCGTTTGCATAAAGAAATCGGTCGACCATTGCTGGAGAGAGTGTCAACCAGGTGGGGAGTGATGTCTCACTTTTCCAGTAGCGACGGCACGGTATCCAGACGAATGAAGGCAGACCAGTAGCGGCTGCCATTTCCTCAAGCAGAGAAGAAGCGACTTGATCGCATTCTGGCGAAGTTCGGTTGATCGACTCGACACCCCAGGCAAGATCTTTCTGTGTTGCCAATGGATTTGAGTATTCGATTGAGATCGTAGCCATAGAATCCAAGCTTTCCGATGAGGCAATGCCTGCAAGTCATCACCGAAAAGTTAGTTCATGTCTTACGTCGTGCCGCCTTTACCTGAAGATTACCCTAACTCGGAGTCATTGACTCTTGGTCAAAATGTTGTTCGTAAAGACTAAGTGAATGTGCGAAAACACATGTCGAAATGTTGCGGCACATCGCCACTGGTGGTTGAGTTGATGAGAAAACGGCGTAAATGAATGCCCCACAGAGGTTTATTCATCAAGCGAGAAAGGTGGAACCGTGTCACAGAGAGGGGTTGGCAAGACCCATTTGTGCGTAAGCTGATCAAGATAACGATTTTGACGAAGAATCTAGCCAAACTCTCATTTTATGTGAGGATTTGCACCTATAACAGCAAAATGAGCGTCATCAAGCAGACAATCATCGGTCATGAAGGCTCTGTCTTTTTTCGACAGAGTCGTGGATGATTAAGTCGTTAGTCCACGTTGGTCTTGAGAGATTCCCCTTGGAATTGTTTCTCACTTAGCGCTTCGAAGTGGAGATTGGCGCCAGGTGTTCCTGCTGAAACTGGCGGAATGGAACATTGCGAAGTGAGCCGTTTTTGATCTTTGACTCCCAGTGATGGATGTACTCCCGATCCAAGCGAGCGAATCGAGAGGAAATTTCATGTTCGGCACGCCAGTGAATGGGCTGACCATCGGTAATTTCAAGCTCGACGACCATGGGCATTAACGATCGACTTCTTAACTGCTCGTTCACGAACAATCTGGGAGCAGGAAGCAATGCTCTCGGATAGAGGACCGAATTCAACTGGGCAGTGGAATCGGCGAACTTCAAATAAGTCTCCATCAGTTCCGGAGCAGCATGAGAACTGGTCTTCACACGGTACTGCACACCCTTTGAACTGAGCTTGAGAGTCTGCGATCCTTCATCAAATTCTGTAGCAAAATCAGGGTTCAATTGAAAAGTCAGGCATTCAGCGGCTGTTCGGGATGTGGGCGACTCCTGCTTTTCAAGGGATTGAATGACTTTCTGTGCTTCTGTCTCAGCGAGTGAAAGAAAATGGCGAATCTCGTCCTGAGAGACTTCCGTCATGAGATTTCGCGACAAAGCGAGGATGACAAAATGTTTCTTGGCGGGCTCGTAGATGGTGACTTCCTGAGCCCCTTCGATGAAATCGTAGGATTTACCAGCATGAAAGAGCGTCAGACTGCGGGCCACAACGGGCGCTTTGTCCGAAGAATCAAGTCGAATATCGCGAACGGTTGTATAGACTCGCAACTCCTGGGCGGGAAGTTGGGTGACCAGAGTGAAAATCAAAACACCCAGTGTTTGATGTACAAATCGCAGTCCAAACAGCATTTTTGCCATTGAAGAGAGGACAGACATGAGGGATGCACCTGTTGATGGGCTAAGGCCAGATCAGTAACGACGAATTGGTGGGAATCGCTGGCAGATGAGACAGGAGGTAGCCGACGGGATAAGAATACTGGGGTATGAACTTATCTCGAAAAGTGGGTTTTTGGGCAATTGCAATTGAAAGACTCACTTCGGCGGAACCTGCCGCTCGTGGCGATTGGAAAGTGAACTATGAATCTCCAAAATCGAGTTGTGTTAATTACGGGTGGCCGCAGACTGGGAGCACATCTGGCAAAACTGCTCGCCGGACGCGGTTCACAGATCGTCATGACCTGGTATCAGAATGAACAGGCGGTCCGTGAAGCTCTCGCGGCCTGTGAAATGGCCGGTGTCAAGACTTGTTCGATTCAGGCTGATCTTCGCCAATTGCAGGATAACCGGCGGGTTGTGGCTCAAGTTGTTGAGCAATTCGGGAGGATCGACATACTGGTTAATCTAACGAGCATTTATACGCGAACACCGTTTGCCAGTCTGGAACCATCCGCTTTTGATGACATGCTCGATTCGAACTTGAGAGCTCCGTACTACACAGCAACGGAAGTGGCGAAGCAGATGTTGTCACAACCACTGATCGAATCGGCGACGGGCTATTCGCTACGCGGGAAGATTGTTCATTTTACGGATTGGGCACTGGATCGACCATACCGGGATTACCTGCCCTATCTGGCAGCCAAGGGTGGCCTGGCTGCATTCACCAAGGCTCTAGCCGTCGAACTGGCTCCCTCGATTACTGTCAATGCGATTGCTCCGGGGACAGTCTTGCCACCGCCAGGACTCTCGGAAGAAAGTCTCGATGCCATCCGAAAAAGTGGTGCTCTTGAACAGATCGGTTCTCCGGCAGATGTTAACCATGCGGTACTCTACCTGCTGGAGGGGACCGATTTTGTGACCGGTGAAACTCTGCGAGTCGATGGAGGCCGCTTTCTGGGACCACCTGAGCAGAATTCTCCTGATTTCTAACGATCATGCACTCCATGATCTCATTCATCAGATGGCCAGAGTTAGATTATGTTAGTTCCCACAATTTCACTTCCGGCATTACTGCGAATTAAGCCAGGTGCAATGAGCCGGCTGGGAATCTATCTGACCAGAGAAAAATTCCAGGAGATCGCTCTGTTCAGCAGCACAGGAATGCAAGCCTCGATTCTCGAGGAGGTCGCAAGATCGTTAGAGGCTGAAGATGTAGCAATTCGTGATCGTGAAGAGGTCGCGGATTCGACCATCGAAAATGCCTTGCGATTGCTGGGGCGACTTCCGGCTGACGTCCAAGCGGTCGTTGGTGTGGGCGGTGGCAAAGCCCTGGATGTGGCGAAGTTCGTGGCTCATCTGGCGAATCGACCCTACATCGCTGTCCCGACATCGTTGTCGAACGATGGTTTCTGTAGCCCTCAGGCCAGCCTGACACTTGACGGGCATCGAAAATCAATAGGAGCCCGCTTGCCCTTTGGAGTCGTTGTCGATACGCAGGTCTGTCTGGAAGCGCCGCGCTCTTTGTGGCTTTCCGGGATTGGAGACCTGATTGCCAAGTTCACTGCCGTCTACGAGTGGAAGGCTTCGTTTCATGCCCGGGGTGAACCTGTCAACGATCTGGCTGCGCTCCTCTCGGATGCGACTGTACGGCAATTTCTTTCCAGACCCACCCACGATCTGGAAGGTATCCGTCTACTGGCGACGGCTTTGATGCTCGGCGGAATCTCCATGGAAATCAGCGGCACATCCAGACCTGCCAGTGGGAGTGAACATCTCATTTCGCATGCACTCGACGAAATTTCTTCGAGGCCAAGGTTGCATGGCGTGCAGGTGGGGATGGCGACCTATCTGATGTCGACCATCATTGGCCAACACACAGAGGAAATTCGAAAGTTGTTGACTGAAACCGGGTTTCTTGATCTGGTGCGAGAAGATCCGTTCGACGGGGAAGAATGGCGTGCCGCCATTCAGAAAGCACCGTCGATCAAGCCCCACTACTTTTCACTGCTCAATACTCCTGGAAATCAGGAGAAACTGCTAAGCACGATGCGGGATGATCCGACTCTTGTCGGCTGCTTTCGATAACTGTTGGTGATCATGTGGTCTGGCCACCTGATTGAAGTGTCACTTCCGATGAAGTTATGGATTGGCGAAACGCTGCCTCCTGGGGCAACAGACAGAATTGAAGTCCTGCCTCCTGCCAATAATCGATCAGCGGAGCAAGGACTGCATCGCAGCGTCCCGTCACAGCTGTCGCTGCATTATCGTGCAGGCAAATCAAAGGATTTTGAGGAAGCGCACTTCGCCCCACGCGAATAACTTCGGCATGAGGCAGGCGGCTGTCGTAATCTGGCGGGAGATGGTTCCACATCACGATCCGTTGCTGGGATCTTCTGGCCCAGCGAATGGTGGCCATCGTAAAATGGCCGTATG from Planctopirus ephydatiae encodes:
- a CDS encoding sulfatase-like hydrolase/transferase, translated to MRWATFECLRRWHGLMGFGISSYVMLLACCVVLISSTSSKAQQSARPQCPNIVVLLADDAGWGDYSVSGNPYVKTPHIDSIAQQGVSLTNFYVCPVCSPTRAEFLTGRYALRTGVRGVSLGEERLNLDEQTIAEHFRKAGYRTGIFGKWHNGSQGPYHPLARGFDVQLGYTAGHWSEYIDAPLESQGQPITSNGYIVDTCMHAAIDFISSSQPPFFCYVPLTTPHSPWCVPQTYWNRWKDRDVGVNGKEADAVRCVYAMIEQQDDAVGRLLTRLDSLQLSHETIVLYFSDNGPNTARWNGEMRGRKGTVDEGGVRSVGFLRWPGHIPPGSVQPGLMGAIDLLPTLAGLANVPINSAKPLDGFDASAALMRNAPFQREQPLLSHWAGKFSLRSPTHRLDFQGRLYDIQHDRGQKVDLSTTHPELASVMRQQLARLQAELSQPPATRDQTARLDTVAMLRSPWLLPVHKEYLAHPPQDSRLYPVGYVSLPYTWLPARDGQPLGKIQRSSNAPNSSYFTNWNDDQSAVIWPVEVLTSGTYRIELESTSPATAIGSELEISFQDSKLSVPISVAHDPPTDTRQDTIPRPKAETLSKPFRRWQAGSIHLPEGPGLLTIRATQLQGSSIIDLKSISLILEEKTP
- a CDS encoding SDR family oxidoreductase; translation: MSFQITDRVVLVTGANRGIGKSIVETFLAHGVKKVYAGVRELSKAKDLVELGQGKVVPIIIDLADRATIDWAAADAKDVELVVNNAGIARTTSLFSEQVYESLDEELKVNLYGVIAMARAFAPVLKANGGGAFVQLNSVVSIKSFGDFATYSASKAAAYSVTQAIRDGLREQGTLVVSVHPGPIATDMAAAVGLLEVADPPAVVSEGIVQALAQGQFHVFPDKMAKQFWGVYENYARNIVEGPGTVE
- the murD gene encoding UDP-N-acetylmuramoyl-L-alanine--D-glutamate ligase; this translates as MSKNLPDFQKRAFARRAVESLAGRRVTVLGLGTLGGAVQAVKFLAAQGAVVTVTDAKPASKLAASLSELAQTPIHRFVLGGHDDDDFRKADLIVANPAVRPDHRLLKLARSFGIPITTEVQLFLERCPAPVAAVTGSNGKSTTTAMLHRICELASGSPGLRRTWLGGNIGVSLLDQLPAITSDDLVVMELSSFQLYWLNQIEWSPNIAIVTNFSANHLDWHDTLDDYRSAKQTMFRWQNESDVVVINLDEPDVCQWPGPAQRLGFQTGSNCSDVTTKYGVFSESKQEGYSPSQILRLPHAEIRLPVSSWLQVRGVHNLQNAMAAIAAASVLDIPFDIIETALRSYQALPHRLEFVGACAGREFYNDSLATTPESAILGLQAFTQPVILLAGGYDKGVDLSSMSKLISQACRVVVLMGQTAPAIHEQIEQNRQSGGGPEVIFASSPHDAFTKAWENSQPGEVILLSPGCASYDWFVNFRDRGEQFRQFVRELAKTHEEQ
- a CDS encoding holo-ACP synthase, with the translated sequence MGTSLCETIRIGRLIERHGERFLSRIYTPAEIIACRERTEYLQQFTMYWAIKDATVRAIGPYAGPGLSWREVLVQEDGNYRFEIVLRGELALVADRMKIGKIMVSAAHCRTMATANVIALHESLPAL
- a CDS encoding A24 family peptidase encodes the protein MADSVLVNDLSGVELANIRIMTGLTAAWFVALGASLGSFLNVVVYRLPLGKSLWRSPSACPHCGTRIRSGDNIPVMGWIKLLGKCRSCQWPIPIRYPLVELVVGLQFFVVLFATVISGGRSLPNRPPDHYAGVVWTVWYAKYPDLLQIFGFHCLGLYLLLAICLMGWDGRRIPQKFVSFCLATMGLYAFIFPAVYPQANLILTFSGFSWDDRFWALGAALGGWFVGGALGAIQVSGRISQTIPCLHAGWIFAMGLAGAIFGWKAAIALSIVLIPCWLLLALWSQLVHANKIHWIWLTLPAFSTLLAINWKLIDHWISMLVAGHLWWVLLSVLLISGMIARIPVPSRIQQSVTNEPPPVDTSVSTPAEPQTPPLE
- a CDS encoding HD-GYP domain-containing protein, translating into MATISIEYSNPLATQKDLAWGVESINRTSPECDQVASSLLEEMAAATGLPSFVWIPCRRYWKSETSLPTWLTLSPAMVDRFLYANGSTLVDLGPSIRFLGFPVTLPTGEVAILGSVAREGAANAPAEWILAATDAGWSQAELTQFVDSLLCIPRPTLDRLCALAGRHFSSMRTVDRLDDELQQLTSQIEYTFEEISLLHSLTQRLQLSRSPLELANHCLARLHSLIPASGNAIWMQVDHDRHHFSVEGHLPLDEFQLARLTSRFEEHDWSRPLVKNNLAKTLLGADFPGLQNFILVPIGEAPFRRGWIVSCNLSDDKEYGSVEASLLGSIGTILGTHLRNIELYREHQSLVISFVRSLVQTLDAKDPYTRGHSERVALIARRLGQELRLPADDLEDIYMSSMLHDIGKIGVDDRILRKPDQLTPEEFRAIQQHPMIGYRILKQLKNLQHILPGVRSHHEAFNGKGYPDCLKGEEIPLMARIIAVADSYDAMCSDRPYRKGMPLERLEEIFRRGSGLQWDPNVIDAYFAAREDISEICRAYSPTGTDLLAELPIETMARRFL
- a CDS encoding SDR family NAD(P)-dependent oxidoreductase, with the translated sequence MNLQNRVVLITGGRRLGAHLAKLLAGRGSQIVMTWYQNEQAVREALAACEMAGVKTCSIQADLRQLQDNRRVVAQVVEQFGRIDILVNLTSIYTRTPFASLEPSAFDDMLDSNLRAPYYTATEVAKQMLSQPLIESATGYSLRGKIVHFTDWALDRPYRDYLPYLAAKGGLAAFTKALAVELAPSITVNAIAPGTVLPPPGLSEESLDAIRKSGALEQIGSPADVNHAVLYLLEGTDFVTGETLRVDGGRFLGPPEQNSPDF
- a CDS encoding iron-containing alcohol dehydrogenase family protein; translation: MLVPTISLPALLRIKPGAMSRLGIYLTREKFQEIALFSSTGMQASILEEVARSLEAEDVAIRDREEVADSTIENALRLLGRLPADVQAVVGVGGGKALDVAKFVAHLANRPYIAVPTSLSNDGFCSPQASLTLDGHRKSIGARLPFGVVVDTQVCLEAPRSLWLSGIGDLIAKFTAVYEWKASFHARGEPVNDLAALLSDATVRQFLSRPTHDLEGIRLLATALMLGGISMEISGTSRPASGSEHLISHALDEISSRPRLHGVQVGMATYLMSTIIGQHTEEIRKLLTETGFLDLVREDPFDGEEWRAAIQKAPSIKPHYFSLLNTPGNQEKLLSTMRDDPTLVGCFR